A genomic segment from Pirellulales bacterium encodes:
- a CDS encoding SOS response-associated peptidase yields the protein MCNRFTIRIPAAVLAHQFGVEAGLQLPLRYNVGPNTQIPVIRQVGGKRELAMMKWGLVPAWSPEPKVKYSTFNVRSEEAATKSTYRSAMKIRHCLIPADGFYEWEEINKKKYPHYFQLRHQPIFAFAGLWERWDKGQPPLESCTILTTRPNELLQKIEHDRMPVILSPNDYAAWLDPTNNAPESLRYLFEPWPASEMTERPANTYVNKVGNEGPECLTIAP from the coding sequence GTGTGCAACCGATTCACAATCCGAATACCGGCAGCAGTGCTGGCCCATCAGTTCGGCGTCGAGGCCGGATTGCAGCTACCACTGCGCTATAACGTCGGTCCCAACACTCAGATTCCCGTCATCCGGCAAGTTGGCGGCAAGCGCGAGCTAGCGATGATGAAATGGGGATTGGTGCCTGCTTGGTCCCCTGAACCAAAAGTTAAATACAGTACGTTCAATGTGAGAAGCGAGGAAGCCGCAACCAAATCCACTTACCGGTCAGCCATGAAAATCCGGCATTGTCTGATACCGGCTGATGGGTTTTATGAGTGGGAGGAAATCAACAAAAAGAAATACCCGCACTACTTCCAACTTCGGCATCAACCCATATTTGCCTTTGCAGGGCTGTGGGAACGATGGGACAAGGGACAACCACCGTTAGAGTCGTGTACGATCTTGACAACGCGACCAAACGAACTGCTACAGAAAATCGAACACGATCGAATGCCGGTCATTCTCTCGCCAAATGATTACGCCGCTTGGCTTGATCCCACGAATAACGCTCCTGAATCGCTGCGATATTTATTTGAACCGTGGCCGGCAAGTGAAATGACGGAACGCCCTGCAAATACCTACGTGAACAAAGTCGGCAACGAAGGGCCGGAATGCCTCACGATTGCTCCCTAA
- a CDS encoding transposase, whose translation MNEREQRGLVIAAKSRIRKKAGLWSVPSQTGNGRRYTVNLTAGTCTCPDHQEAGHKCKHIFAVQYTVEREYSDDGTMMQTETLTIQTPRKTYQQDWRSYNCAQVNEKDKFQLLLRGLCDTIRPPKRGLGRPRIPLPDAIFAAVFKVYSTVSGRRFMSDLRDANEKGYVARLPSYNSIFRILEAETTSDVLYSLILESANPLKAIEINFACDSSGFSGCRFDRWFDQKWGEQRSMRAWVKAHVMTGVNTNVITAVEIHGQHSSDTVLFKPLLNTTATRFRIGEVSADMAYLSESNLQAVVDAGGTPLIPFKSNSVASRPGLWNKMYHYFQLNRDEFMARYHQRSNVESTFSMVKAKFGDSVRSKTDTAMKNEVLAKILCHNICCLISAMYELGLDPSFEAELQVAPKLAAS comes from the coding sequence ATGAATGAACGCGAACAACGTGGGTTAGTCATTGCCGCCAAGTCTCGGATCAGGAAAAAGGCTGGTCTGTGGTCGGTTCCCTCTCAAACCGGCAACGGACGCCGCTATACCGTCAATCTGACCGCTGGCACTTGCACTTGCCCGGACCACCAAGAGGCCGGCCATAAGTGCAAGCATATTTTCGCGGTCCAATATACCGTCGAACGCGAGTACAGCGACGACGGAACGATGATGCAAACCGAAACCCTCACCATTCAGACTCCGCGCAAAACCTACCAGCAAGACTGGCGAAGCTATAATTGCGCGCAAGTGAATGAAAAGGACAAGTTTCAGCTATTGCTACGTGGACTCTGTGACACGATTCGACCGCCGAAACGGGGTCTTGGGCGTCCGCGCATTCCGCTCCCCGATGCGATTTTTGCCGCCGTGTTCAAAGTCTACTCCACGGTTTCAGGCCGTCGATTTATGTCCGATCTCCGCGATGCAAATGAAAAAGGCTACGTCGCCCGTTTACCATCTTACAATTCGATTTTCAGGATTCTGGAAGCCGAGACGACTTCGGATGTTTTGTATTCCTTGATCTTGGAAAGTGCCAATCCTCTCAAAGCCATTGAAATCAATTTTGCTTGTGACTCATCGGGATTCTCTGGCTGCCGTTTTGATCGTTGGTTCGATCAGAAATGGGGTGAGCAAAGGTCAATGCGGGCATGGGTGAAAGCGCACGTAATGACCGGCGTGAATACCAACGTCATTACGGCAGTTGAAATCCACGGCCAGCATTCTTCGGATACCGTGTTGTTCAAGCCTCTGCTGAACACTACTGCTACACGGTTCAGGATTGGCGAAGTCTCAGCGGATATGGCATACCTCAGCGAAAGCAATTTGCAGGCGGTCGTCGATGCTGGCGGGACACCATTGATTCCTTTCAAAAGCAACTCGGTTGCTTCGCGTCCCGGCTTGTGGAACAAGATGTATCACTACTTCCAGTTAAACCGTGACGAGTTTATGGCTCGTTACCACCAGCGATCAAACGTCGAATCGACGTTTAGCATGGTGAAGGCAAAGTTTGGTGATTCAGTCCGCAGCAAAACTGATACGGCGATGAAGAATGAAGTGTTGGCGAAGATTCTTTGTCACAACATTTGTTGCTTAATCAGCGCGATGTACGAATTGGGGCTTGATCCGAGTTTTGAGGCAGAATTGCAAGTTGCCCCAAAATTGGCTGCCAGTTAG